GCAGCATGTCGACCAGCCCGCGTAGCTTCTCCGCATTCTTGGGATAAAGCAGGCCGTTGGTGGTCACCGTAGTAATGAACCCCAGCTCCCGCGCCAGCCCCAGGAAGTCGGGCAATTGCCGATGCAGCAGCGGCTCGCCCCCGGTAAAGTCAATCACCGACACGCCCAACCGTTTGAGGTCGCGCAGGTTACGGTCCACGTCCACCAGCGTGATGTAGGGCGACGGCTTCTCCCAAATATCACAAAACGCGCACTTTGCATTGCAGCGGTACGTGACGTAATAGTTGCAGAGGACGGGATGCTTGACGAGGCGCATAGGCAGTGGGGTGGAGCGGCCGGGGCCCGATAGGTCCCGGCCGCTCCACCCCACGAAGTTAGTGCGGCAGCTTGCCCCAGGCGGCGGCGTCCCAGGCGGTGGGCGTGGCGGCCAGGGCTTCGGGGGTGGCGGCGCCGTAGTGCTCCTGGTAGTAGCTGCAGAAGCCTTTGAGGGGGCAGCGCGGGCAGTTAGGCTTCAGGAAAAAGCAGATTTGCTGCCCGTGCCAGTAGTTGTGCTTGTGGAAATTGAACAGCCCTTCAGCGTCGAGCCGGGGCCCCAGCAGGGCCAGCAGCACGGCGTGCGCCTTCTCTACCGACACCTTGGGGCCCAAGAAGCCCACCCGCTGGGCCACGCGGTGCACGTGCGCATCCACCGGCAGCACGGGGTGATGGTAGTTGAAAAGCAAGACCAGTGACGCCGTTTTCAGGCCGATGCCGGGCATGTCGGTCAGCCAGGCCATGGCGCGGTCGGTGGGCCAGTCGGCCAGGAAATCGAGGTCGAACTTGCCGCCCGTTTCGACCTGAATGCGCCGGAGAATTTCCTGGATGCGCGGCGCCTGCGTGGCCGGCCAGCGCGTGGTGCGGATGGCGTGAATCAATTCCTCCCCTGGGGCCCCCAGCACGCCCGGCCAGTCGCCAAAGGCCTCCAGCATCCGGTCGTAGGCCAGCTCTTCGTCGGCGTGGGTGGTGCGGTGCGAGAGCACGGTCGAAATCAGCTCGCGCATGGGCGTGCGCCGCGCCACCGGCGGCAGGTGCCCGTAAAACTGGTCGAGGATTTCGTGGTCGGCCAAGGCCTTGGCGGCGGCCTCAGCGGCGTAGGTAACGGTTGTCTGAACCACGGATTTATCGGATTTATCGGACGGGTCGGATTTTGGGGACGATTCCAGCAGCATGAGGCGCTGGGCCTTGAAGCCTTACCGTACAGCTACGAAAAAAGGCCGCCCGAAGGCGACCTTTTTATTTCTATTGTTTGGTTTTGCTAGTATGGGGCCGCCGGGGCCGTCCCCAAAATCCGACTCATCCGACCCATTCGATAAATCCGTGGTTCAGACGGGTTTACAGCGTGCCTTTTTTGGCGGCTTTCTGCATTTTCTCGTTGGCGAAAATGGCCACTTCCACGCGGCGGTTGGCAGCTTTTCCGGCCACAGTGGCGTTGTCGCCCACGGGCTGCGTCGAGCCATAGCCCGTGGCCGTGATGCGGGCCGAGTCTACGCTCTTGCTGGTCAGCTCGTTGGCCACAGCCTGGGCGCGGCGCTGGCTTAGGGGCTGGTTGATGGCGTCGGAACCCGAGCTATCGGTGTGGCCTTCCACCACCACGTTGGTATCGGCATATTTCTGGAGCGTGGTGGCCAGCTCGTCGATGTTGCCGGCAGCGGCGGGCGTCAGCGTTGAGGAGTTGCTGCCGAACAGGATGCCCGAGGCAAACGTGATTTTAATGCCCTCGCCCACGCGCTCCACAGTCGCGCCTTCCAGGTCGCGGCGCAGCTCGGCGGCTTGCTTGTCCATTTTGCGGCCAATGAGTACGCCGGCCCCGCCGCCGACCACGGCCCCGAGGATGGCGCCCTTAGCCGTGCCCGATTTGCCGCCAATCACGCGGCCCAGCAGGGCCCCGCCGGCCGCCCCGCCCAAGCCGCCAATGAGGCCGCCCTTCAGTGTTTTGGACATGCCCTTGGGCTTGGCCGTGCTCACAGTGGTGCTTTGAGCCTGTGCTAATTGGCCAACCAATAGCAGCAGCGCCAGCAAGAAAGAAAATGGAGTGCGAAAATTTTTCATGGGTAACGGGAAAATGAATTTTGGCAAGAACGGAATGAACCGCAGTGAGAAAATGGGAGCCGGCCCGCCAAATGGCCGGCAAATACGCCTTTTACAACCATCTTGCCAAACTTGCGCTCGCCGCCGAGGGCCCGGCCCCACAAAAAAGCCTGGCGGCAAGGTCAGGCTTTTTCGCGCTTGCTGAGCAGGTTATTAAGCCAGCGCGCCCCCTTATTTTTTGTTGCGGTAGCCGTTGTAGCGGGCCGGGTCTTTTTTCTTGTCTTGGTTGCGGCCAATCAGGCCACCACCTACCACGCCAGCCGCCGCGCCAATAACGGCTCCTTTGCCACCGCCGAGCACGGTCCCGGTCACGGCCCCTGCCCCTCCGCCGATGGCCGCACCTTTAGCTTTGCGGCTCCAGCCCTTTTTAGCGTCCTGGGCTTGCGCGGCCGAGCCTGCCAATAGAAAAACCATCAATAAAAACGCGAAGGCAATTTTGAAGGGTTTCATGGAAGCGAAGGTTAAGTGAAATTAGATAAGCGAGACAGTGATTTTAACGCAAGTCGCTTAGCTGGCGTTACCCACCGTTGGCTTGCACCCAGCGCTCTGCACAAAAAAAGGCGCCCTGTGGGCGGCTTTTTTGCTTTCAAAACCCAGCT
This genomic stretch from Hymenobacter sp. PAMC 26628 harbors:
- a CDS encoding endonuclease III domain-containing protein, whose product is MLLESSPKSDPSDKSDKSVVQTTVTYAAEAAAKALADHEILDQFYGHLPPVARRTPMRELISTVLSHRTTHADEELAYDRMLEAFGDWPGVLGAPGEELIHAIRTTRWPATQAPRIQEILRRIQVETGGKFDLDFLADWPTDRAMAWLTDMPGIGLKTASLVLLFNYHHPVLPVDAHVHRVAQRVGFLGPKVSVEKAHAVLLALLGPRLDAEGLFNFHKHNYWHGQQICFFLKPNCPRCPLKGFCSYYQEHYGAATPEALAATPTAWDAAAWGKLPH
- a CDS encoding OmpA family protein — translated: MKNFRTPFSFLLALLLLVGQLAQAQSTTVSTAKPKGMSKTLKGGLIGGLGGAAGGALLGRVIGGKSGTAKGAILGAVVGGGAGVLIGRKMDKQAAELRRDLEGATVERVGEGIKITFASGILFGSNSSTLTPAAAGNIDELATTLQKYADTNVVVEGHTDSSGSDAINQPLSQRRAQAVANELTSKSVDSARITATGYGSTQPVGDNATVAGKAANRRVEVAIFANEKMQKAAKKGTL
- a CDS encoding YMGG-like glycine zipper-containing protein, whose protein sequence is MKPFKIAFAFLLMVFLLAGSAAQAQDAKKGWSRKAKGAAIGGGAGAVTGTVLGGGKGAVIGAAAGVVGGGLIGRNQDKKKDPARYNGYRNKK